In Gossypium hirsutum isolate 1008001.06 chromosome D01, Gossypium_hirsutum_v2.1, whole genome shotgun sequence, the genomic window TTTGATAAGTTTCCTCTTTTATCGGTATATGATCGAGACATGTTATTGATAGTGGCTACTAACGAAGAAATCTGTAGAGCTATGTTTAGTATGGCGTCTCTCAAAGCACAAAGGATTGATGGGTTTCACACAAAATTTTACAAATCACATTGGGAAACAGTTGGCGATTTTGTTTGTTCTCTTGATAAACAGGTACTTGGGGGCATGTCTTGGATCCCAATCTCAACAAAACCTTGCTTGTTTTGATTCCAAAAGTTTAAGGACTTGaaaacatttctcaatttcatccaaTTAGCTTGTGTATTGTTTTGTATAAGATCATCACTAAAACCATCGTTAATCGACTTAGGCCGATGATGGAGAATCTTGTTAAAAAACCCAAGGAAGTTTCATTGTAGGGAGGAATATATCGGATAACATCATTATCGCACAATAGGCTTTTCATATCATGAAGACAGTCAAATGAAGGAAATGTTGGATGGCTTTGAAGGTTAACTTGGAGAAAGCATATAATAGGATCTGTTGGGATTTCTTAAAAGATATATTTTGTTGGATGCAGGTATCCCATCTTTGCTAATTAATGTAATCATGAATTGTGTGTCTTCCTCTTCTTTACATATTCTTTGGAATGGGGACATCACTGATCCTTTTTATCCCACATGAGGAATACAGCAAGGGGGTTTAATTTCTCCTTATTTATTCGTGTTGTGTATGAAACATTTTGGCCACCTAATTGATAGGGCAGTTGAGCAAAAATGTTAGAGTCCTCTGTTATTATCGAGGCGAGGACCGACCATTTCACATCTTTTCTTTGCTAATGTCTCAATCTTGTTTTGTAAGGCAGATAGGGATCAAGCTGAACATGTCAATGTAATTCTCAATGCTTTTTGCCTCCTCTCTAGACAGAAGGTTAACAGAAACAAAACTCAAGTGTTCTTTTCTAGCAACACCCCGGAAGAAGTAGCTTGCGCAATTTATGGTGATGTTGGGGTTTCGAGGGTGGATGATCTAGGTAAATACCTTGGTATGCTTATTTTTCACAAGAGAGTTACAACAGAAACTTTTGAATTTATGGTTGATAAGGTTCGAAACAAGCTCAATGGTTGGGAGGTAAGGAATCTCTCGATGGTAGGAAAAATTACTTTCGCTAAATCAGTTCTCTTAGttatatttagttattttatgTGTATGACTCGTATTCCTCTTTCTGTTTGTAATGAAATTGAGATGCTGACTCAAAATTTCATTTGGGGATTTAGTATAGAGTCAAGAAAACCTGCCTTTCTAAATTGGACTGATTATTGTAAGCCACTTGATAAAGGGGGTTTTGGCATCAGAAATCTTGTTGATCAAAACAAATTTTTCTTATTAAAGTTGGGCTTCAACATTATTTCTAATCCTGAAATTTTGTGGGTGCGTGTTTTGTGGAATAAGTAGAATGTTCAGAGATTGATGCTTATCTCAATTTCGAGGAGCAATTGTTCTTTCATTTGGCGGTCTATTATAAAGGTTTGGCCAGAGGTTATTAGTAACGCTTATTGGTTGATTGGTTAATTTTTAGAATGATATATGGTTTAAACAAGTTGGTCCTCTTAAGTTATTTTATGAAGGACCTAGATAGCCGAATGAAACTCTCAGAGTGTGTGATATGATTGATGATTCTGGAAATTAAGACTGGTTTCAGGTTAACCTATTGCTACCTAACCATATTCTTCTTCACATTGTAGCTATATTACCTGCTTGTAATGATATAAGGTATGACCGAATCACTTGGAAATGGTCTGCCAACAATTCCTTTTCTTTTGTTGAGTCTTATAAGAACCTTTCCTCACTTGGTATTGTTGATTCATTTATGAACTGGAACCTGATTTGACGGAATAAGGCCCCACAACGAGTTCGTGTTTTTCTTTGGATGCTTTGGTAGAATCGGCTCTTGACCAATGGTGAGTAGGCTCGAAGACACATGACTAATGAAGGACATTGCCCTCGATGCAAGAATTCCTTTGGCATGTTGGCATGTTGTTGTTACTAACATTGCTAGAAATGTTTTCTTCTCAAGAAATGTGAATGAATGGTCAGTTTAAAATTTGACAAATCAAGGGAGGTTTGTTGATAAGGAGGAGGACTGACCaacacaattttttattttgtgttgGCTATTATGAAAAAGTTGCAACAATTTTATCTTTAATAATACCTATAATTGCATTAAAGATACTGTTTTTATAGGATTTACTTGGGCTAGAAGTATTGTGAACTAAAGTTCAGTTGAGCTTTTTCGACATTCAAAGGTCATCCTTGCACATTGGATGCCATCAAAGATAGGGTGGATCAAACTCAACAAGATGGTGTTGTTTCGGCTCTTACTAATAGTCCTTCGATTGGAGGAGTTTTCAGAGATTCTTGCGTGAATTAGCTGTGTGGTTTTGCTATAAGGACTGGCAAGGATACAATTTTCAAGGCGAATCAAAAGTTGTTTTAGAAGGACTCACCATAGCATGAGAGACTGGTTTTAAGTAACTGGAGTTGGAATGTAATAATGCTTTGTTAGTTGAAACACTAATAGCTAGAGATGCTGCGAAATGTTAGAGTTACGCTTGATCCATCAACTCTCACGCCGCAACTGGGAAGTTCGGATTCAACATATTCCCAGGGACCACAACAAAGTTGCCGATCATATGACTAAAATTGCCAGCTTAAATTACAACAACTTGTAGTTGTTTGAAGAACCTCCGTTCCTGGTCCAAGAACTACTTAATGACCATCTTGCTACTATGTCCAATATCGCCTGTTAGTGTTTTCTTTACCTTATAGCCACTATTTTACTGTATTTTTTCtatcgaaaaaataaaataaatgtaattatcattatcaattgatatattatttcatcaataaaataaatataattataaatttaaaattaatatatttaaaaagttaacctaattataaatcatttaaaacttaattataaaaactacactcactttaaatataattaaaaaaattatatactgtGCAGAACTCAACCTTTTTATATAAACTGTGCAGAACTTCTCGTAGATACGAGATAATTTCCAATCTATTTTAAGATGAGATAAGATTTGACaaaggtgctcatgggccgggccgggcccaaaaaAATTTCGGCCCATGTCCTAGGCCCGGGctcggcccaaaatatgggcctaaaattttgtccaggcccggccCGAAAAAAAATTCCTAAGTTTGAGCCCGGCCaggcccatttttttaataaacaccaaaaatttattttaaaaataaaaaataaaaaaatagtattttaaaaatattttaaaattaaaaaaaataaaaatatatttattatatattcagGCCGAGCCatgcccgggccaaaaaagtggtgcccaagGTTCGGTGCGTTTTCTAATCGGGCCttgttttttgtccaaactcatattttaaatttatatttttatccgaaccctttcatatttcgggcgggccgtcgagCCGGGCCGGGCCACACGGCGCATGAGCACCTCTAGATTTGACTCGGCTATTGAATTTTCACCCATTTTCTCTCAGTATTCGTCTTTAACTTTTCATTCCAAAAGCTCTTACATTTCTACTTCGATTTGCCTTTTTTCTGGTCCCCTAATTTCTGCTTTTGGGTTTTCTGCTCTCTacctttttttatctttttctccgTAACTTTGAATGGGTAGGTATTCGAATTGACCTTCTTTGAAGGAGAATCTTGAATTTTGCTGCAAAAACAATCAAAAACTGCTAACTGCTTAGTATTTGACTCGAAGTTGTTTTCTTTATgctttttcatatatatttttttaatctggCGTTGCTTCGAGGCTGGCTTAATATGATTAATCGTATAAAGGGCTTGTCTGTGGCTGTAATTTCTATTTGAATCtgattctaggagtttttagtccTCCATTCTTACCAAGGGTTTTGTTTGACTTCATCTTTGGTACTTAGGTTCACGGccaaaaatatgaatatttggctCTTAGGATGACACCTTACATTCAACTTTAATGAATAAGCTTTATGATGTATGTTTTACCATTCATCCTCTACTTAGTcgaagttctaaaattttggaagttttgaTAGGATTTTAAATCACTTGCTGATGCGATAGTGGATTAACAGTTGTATTACTATGTTTTAGATTTAACAGGTGAGATGCAAGGGAAAAATGGAAAATCCAAGCTTCTTGATCAAGCCTTTTCTGCCTTTTTTGTGCAGCTTCCTAACAAACTTCAAAACCATCTTAAGGTTAGTCATTTCTCCTACGTAGGGGGGAATTCGTTTAATGGACTATTCTTTTTAATTATCTCTGAATTTGAATGAAAatcccttcttctttttttttttgcctcaGTCACAGTTCAAGGGATTAGCAAAAGATAATGATGGATTTGAATCTGCGAACTCTTTTCTCGAGAAGGAGAAGGGTTCATTTGCTGGATTGAGGATTGATCTGGGGAAACAATTGCAAGCTTGGAGAGAAAATCCTTCATGGGTCAATCAACCTCCAGAAATAAAGGTAAAGAGTTATTGGGAACTTTCATGGTTTCCTTCTCAACAGCTATGTGACCCGAACTCTTCAGTTTTCATGAAGTACCCATACTAGCATTTGTATCCGACACATATTTAAACAAGGATACAAGTATCTGACACTCACTCTCGAGTGCCTGCTAGTAAAAGCTTTTAACTCTAGGCCAGTCAAAAGCATGAACTTTCCTAGTGCTATTTCACTCATATAGCCAAAGTTGTAGAAAACCCTTGGcttgtaattttaaaatatagtttgCACTACATTGCTGTTATCTACATTCTTGGATATTTTATTCTAAGGGCCCATCAATTTGCAAAGAATTAGGCTAATGTTATTCTTGGCAGGTTAGTGTGCCAAAAGGTTCTCTTTGCAACCTTAAGGCAAAACTTGATGTTGGGTTGCCCCCAGATGCAGTGTATGATATTTTAACTGATCCTGATAGTAAGAGAATTTTCAAGAACATTAAGGTAAGAGCGGTATATTTTGATCCATAATAGTAGATTGAAGTTTTCTATTTAGGACACCATTACCAATTTGATGCAATGGCATTCCCAGCTTCAATGCTTCAAGCAGTCTCAggaaattcatatatttatttcatgaactGGTATTCTGCTTCAGGAAGTGATATCTAGAAAGGTTTTAGTTGATGAAGGTCAAAGACAGGTGGTTGAGGTGGAGCAAGCTGCTTTGTGGAGATTCCTTTGGTGGTCAGGTACCATCTCAGTTCGTGTTCTAGTGGATCAAAACCGAGAAGATCACTCGGTAAGGATTTTCTTCTcagtttcaattttaaaaatccaTGACTGAATCTTTTCTGTAAGTAGGACTTTGGCGGTCTATTTTGgttgctttttttcttttttgaagttCAAATATAGGGTTAATCTATTTTGAATCTCCACTTAGCTTGCCATTTAATTGATTCTAGCTCTTTATTTCTCTTTAAGTGCCCGTATCTGACACATGGGTATCGGGAAATCAGATCCTAATATCCTCCAGAAACATGAAAAAGCTTAGAAATCATATCATCTGTATCCTACTTTTGAACTAAAGATACAAGTTGTTTGTAAAAAGATTATGCATGGGTTACTTGCAGTTACTCTTGATTCTAATGATGACTAGTAAACAGATGAAGTTCGAACAAGTAAACACAGGATTCATGAAGAAGTTTGAAGGTCAGTGGAGAATAGAACCTATTTTTGTGGATGAGGAAACCTGTTTTCCTTTCAAACCTAAAACATTGGCAGAGTATTGTTCATGTAGTGAGGGTAAAGGAAGGATTGGGTCAAAGGTGAGCTTGGACCAACTGGTTCAACCAGCCATTGTCCCTCCCCCACCCATTTCTTGGTATTTAAGGGGAATTACTGCCAAGACCACTGAGATGTTGATACATGATCTAGTTGCTGAAGCTGATAGACTCACAGGTGGCCGTCGATCTGACTCTAAAACTTCGAGCAAGGAGTTTAGATTATCTAAGGAACTAAACGAATATGACCCAGTTAAGCAAATATTCAACATTAAACAAAGATGGAGCTTACATAGGAGAAATGCAAAACAGCATCGTAAGAAGTTGTTGAGTGTATAATCatctaattttttattactttaatttcatttgaaatcTGTTGTTTCAATGTTTATATATgctaaatatgactcctatttcaatcaaatttgataaataatcttctagttaaactctgtttatttctTTCAATCAAActttgattagtttagattattttattattatttgacttatgaatttagtttataaatagactcttttgcAACATTAGAAACTGATACCCATTagagattaaaactcataacacatttagagaattttgtatttatgttttaagagttctttattttcgggttttcggggtttaatttttatcttcatcttttgtactcttcgttcttttgtcattatagtaaatttatatttgttcgtagtttttttatcctttttgaaaggatttttttcatgttaaatttgtgtgttcaatttttcaatttcttttgctatttttacttgttcattatttaatcgggtcgatccttaACAAGTGGTATAGAGTTAGTTTAATTTTTGTATATCAACtcgttcagagatggcagcaataaggtttgaaattgagaagttcgatggtgtcacaaatttcaatctatgtcaagtttgaatgatggcaattctagttcaaactggCCTGAGAAAAGTTGTTATTGGGAAAAAAatctgagaatctaaatcaaatagaATGTGAAGGTCTTGATGAAAAGACCTTGTCTGAAATTCAGTTGTGCTTTGCAAATATCGTATTgcaagaggtattgatggagaataCCTCATTCGCCTTATGGAAAAcattagaaactctttatgcaactAAGTCTCTAACTAACCGTTTAGTATTGAAACAACGTTTATTTATGATTCACATGAATGAgagtgagcttcttagagatcatatcagtcaattcattattattttaaatgatttaaagaatgttgaggttcaaattgacgatgaagatcaagctatactattattatacttattaCCCCTTTTATACAAGTTTTTCAGAGAGACCTTAATTTATGGCAAAGACATTCTCGTTTGAAGatatgaagggtcatttgttgagtaggaCAAACTCGACGATGAGTTTGGTTCGGATAGTAaggcagatagacaagcttccgttttggtaacatcaaagaagcgagacaatgtgttactattgtaaaaagttagatcacgtcaaagcagattatTATAAATTGCGGAATAAAAGAGCTGTTGAGAGTaatgaggaagatgtagctggtgctaatttaaccaatgaaagcggtgatgatttcttattagtgCCAACAagtgataactccaagcttacatccgagtggatcctagattcgcgatgttctttccacatgtgttccaatagaaaatggttctccacatacagtttagttgaaggtggagttgtgcacataggaaacgattcatccagtaaggtaatttgtattggtactgttaaaattaggatacacgatgggacgattaggacactcttagatgttaggtatgtacttgatttatgaaagaatctcatctttttaagtattttagacttgaaaggatgtaaAACCAACATCGAGTCAAgtggcattaaagtatctcgtggatctctcattttgttaaaaggtaaaagaacagataatctttaaattttggaaggttctacagtgaccggtgaaatcgaaTGACCCTCGTTCGTTACaaagtcgaagtcaactcgtttggagcggaggcaacttagtcatagaaaggaaaaatgtatgaccgtttcgttgaagagagattttcttttggatgcaggttttgaaaagttagaacactgtgtttgtgaaaattaaacccatgttagttttgatttggcagtgtacaagttgaaggttagaagtcttccagtttctaagcatagattcgactttGTTAATTCCTTACATAGTTCAAGATAAGCTCGTggtgggctttggcaaagatggtgttgtggaaatatgagtcaaagTGGAGacttgttaagtatgactcctattttagataaatttaaaaaataatcttttagttaaaccttgtttatttgtttcaattaaactctgattagtttagattattttattattatttgacctgtGAATTTAGTTTATAAATAGTCTCTTTTACAACATTAAAAATCGACTCCCATTGAAGATTAGagctcataacacatttagagaatttaaTGTTTACGTTTTTTAGGGTTCTCCGTTTTTTTGCCACTATAGTAAAtttatctttacccgtggttttttattctctttggagggatttttctacgttaaatttgtgtgtttaatttttcaatttctttcgctatttttacttattaattgcttaatcgggtcgatctcCAACAATATATATCTATGAAAAGTGACCAACTTTGTAATGGTGTTTCCATAGAAGGGTATCAAAGTCTCTACCAAATAAAGTATTCAGATGCATTCTAAAATACTATCAAATACTATCAGCAAATCTATTACAGTTTGTTTAGATTCAAAGAGTAATTCGGACTCCCCAAGTGCAAACTTTAGCAAATACAAATTGCTAAATCTTTTCActaagctatatatatatatggaaaaaaaaaccctcaaacttTGTTTTACTTATTCTACAGTTCCCATCTTTCCACTACAGCATGACACAAGCCAACATCAAGTAAAATGAAGAAcaataccaaaaattttaaattttaatattcaaaaggCATCTATTTTACAGGAAAAGAATTTTTATTATCTTGATCCTTATTGCGTTGatacttttattaaattcaaatttgaaatatagATAATTCTTCTGCTGTTTATGACTAGATTTTGGTATGCTTAGGGTTTAAAAGCATCTATGGAAGATTtattgaaacaaaaagaaagaattgaTAAATAGAAATTAAGTGATAAGAgttaaaaaggaaatttaaattataatttcaagaTTCGAGTAACAGATAATTAAGAAAGTTGGGAATAATTTTAAGGAAAGAAGATATAAGATCCccttttaatcaaaataatgcTTAAACCTCAGCCATAGATTTAATCCAAATGGTTCGGATCTCAAACTTGTGAAAGATATATAGATCCCTTTTTTCCTCCCTTTCTTCTCACTTCCCAATCTAAAATTAGTATTTTGCAAAACTAATGCAACAGAAGATTTCCAAATTCCGGGTTTCATAGAAATGCAATTCATGCAATTGCAAATAAGTTTTTGTTACAGAAAGAGTTATACATCCAATCAAACCAATTTTTTGTTTGCAATATATAACCACAAGGTCCAAACTAATATGGTCATCTCCAAAAATAGAAACGCATAACAACAATCCAGCTGTCACAGTCGAAAAATGAGGGCATAATAATAATTGAAGAAAATAAGACTAGATAATGTTCACCCCTGCATCCAGAATTTTTGATACTGCAAATACCACTTCTTAATGGCTTCAGGCCTGCAAAATTGTATGTGgacataagaaaacaataaaagAGCATTTTCGACTATTTGATAGTgtgtaaaatattatatttcactGCCGAATCTTGTTTCAACCTATTGTAAGAGAAAAAGAAACATGGAGTGTAGAAGACAAAATCAAACGGTTTGATTATGAAGTTATACTCCTTGAAGGATGTAAATCAAGTACAATTATCCATAAAGATAAGTTTTGAAAGTATATCTTCTTACCTTGTTAGCTATGTTGTTTGAAAGCCAATCCAGACCCTCATAGAGCCCTTCACCAGATGTTGCACAGGTGCTCTGGATGTACCTGAAAAGACCAATAAGATACATTAGTGGCAATGAATAAGAAGCTAGCAAACTAAAGCATGAAAACACAATGCAAAAGCATACCAGTGACGCTGTCGAAGGGAATTAAGACCAAGCTTATCAGTTATTTCAGCAGCATTCATTGCGTTTGGAAGATCCTGCTTGTTTGCAAATACAAGCAATACTGCATCTCGCAGCTCATCCTGAAAATGAGTTATAGTTAACCATGAAAATCCAGCAAAATTAAGCCAACATCAGAAGTTTCAACTCATGCTCCTAAGTTTGCCCTCAATATTCTAGTAACTCTATTTTCATTGATATTTTTCGTATCCTCATTGGGAATGAGACTGTATCAAAATCATTACATGAAACTACTTTTGATGAATAAATATCTGGAACAAAACCAGTAGCATAGATTATGCAcacaatttttattgaaaataaccATTAGCTTCTTAAAATTGTAGTACCATACATGTCTTTCAACACATTTACTCAATAGCACTTGCGCAATGGTCTTTACAATTGACAGCTCAAGTGCCACAGAAGAATCAAGTCAGTTACGCTAGGAATATCTTGAAACAATTGCTAATGGATCAAACTTAAGAAAAAAGACCCCCCTTTGACTACTAGTGTAAGACAGTGGACATCTGACCACCATAGAGGAGCCTTGACCCTTGAGCACTAGGTTACCCTTTTGCTTGTTTATAGCTATTAAATCTAATGTTATACGAAGGCAGAAACAATAGAATCCGAAGCCACTTAACAGCAATACAATTCAAGCATAACCAGTAACCGGGGAAACAAAGGTGGTTCCACTTAAAATTTAACTTGCATACCTCAGTCAACATTCTATGCAATTCATCCCTAGCCTCAACAACACGGTCTCTGTCGTTGCTGTCAACCACGAAGATGAGACCCTGTGTATTCTGGAAGTAATGCCTCCACAACGGACGAATCTGCAAGATTAAGAATGAAAAACTGGGGCATTATTGACTAAGCATTACTTAGACACCACAACA contains:
- the LOC107922372 gene encoding uncharacterized protein isoform X2; the encoded protein is MGEMQGKNGKSKLLDQAFSAFFVQLPNKLQNHLKSQFKGLAKDNDGFESANSFLEKEKGSFAGLRIDLGKQLQAWRENPSWVNQPPEIKVSVPKGSLCNLKAKLDVGLPPDAVYDILTDPDSKRIFKNIKEVISRKVLVDEGQRQVVEVEQAALWRFLWWSGTISVRVLVDQNREDHSMKFEQVNTGFMKKFEGQWRIEPIFVDEETCFPFKPKTLAEYCSCSEGKGRIGSKVSLDQLVQPAIVPPPPISWYLRGITAKTTEMLIHDLVAEADRLTGGRRSDSKTSSKEFRLSKELNEYDPVKQIFNIKQRWSLHRRNAKQHRKKLLSV
- the LOC107922372 gene encoding uncharacterized protein isoform X1 gives rise to the protein MDLTGEMQGKNGKSKLLDQAFSAFFVQLPNKLQNHLKSQFKGLAKDNDGFESANSFLEKEKGSFAGLRIDLGKQLQAWRENPSWVNQPPEIKVSVPKGSLCNLKAKLDVGLPPDAVYDILTDPDSKRIFKNIKEVISRKVLVDEGQRQVVEVEQAALWRFLWWSGTISVRVLVDQNREDHSMKFEQVNTGFMKKFEGQWRIEPIFVDEETCFPFKPKTLAEYCSCSEGKGRIGSKVSLDQLVQPAIVPPPPISWYLRGITAKTTEMLIHDLVAEADRLTGGRRSDSKTSSKEFRLSKELNEYDPVKQIFNIKQRWSLHRRNAKQHRKKLLSV
- the LOC107922372 gene encoding uncharacterized protein isoform X3; translated protein: MQGKNGKSKLLDQAFSAFFVQLPNKLQNHLKSQFKGLAKDNDGFESANSFLEKEKGSFAGLRIDLGKQLQAWRENPSWVNQPPEIKVSVPKGSLCNLKAKLDVGLPPDAVYDILTDPDSKRIFKNIKEVISRKVLVDEGQRQVVEVEQAALWRFLWWSGTISVRVLVDQNREDHSMKFEQVNTGFMKKFEGQWRIEPIFVDEETCFPFKPKTLAEYCSCSEGKGRIGSKVSLDQLVQPAIVPPPPISWYLRGITAKTTEMLIHDLVAEADRLTGGRRSDSKTSSKEFRLSKELNEYDPVKQIFNIKQRWSLHRRNAKQHRKKLLSV
- the LOC107922371 gene encoding ADP-ribosylation factor 2, whose product is MGLTFTKLFSRLFAKKEMRILMVGLDAAGKTTILYKLKLGEIVTTIPTIGFNVETVEYKNISFTVWDVGGQDKIRPLWRHYFQNTQGLIFVVDSNDRDRVVEARDELHRMLTEDELRDAVLLVFANKQDLPNAMNAAEITDKLGLNSLRQRHWYIQSTCATSGEGLYEGLDWLSNNIANKA